The window AAAACAGAAACAAAAAGTTTTCTACCTCAAGCCAAAACATTTTCTTTGCTTTCTTCCTTACCCGAAAAAACAATTTTGGATGCCATTCATTACCTTGGGATTGTATTTTTGCGGTATGGATCTATTTACGTTGTCGACGAATCCATGTTTAACGAAAAGACTCGGGAATTGGAAAAATTAGACGAGGTCGACCGAAAACCTTGGATCATCCGGTTTTTCACTCAAATCGAAGCTGAGTATGATTATATTTTTTATCTACTCAAGGATGAGGACAAGGTGAGTCCTTTTGCAGAACGAGCCCTACGCCAATCGGATAGTTTTGTCTACATTAAAGATGCAAACGAATCTCCAAGTTGTATCCAATTGGAAACTCTTATCGACAAACGCAAGTACAACGATCGTAACCATATACTTGTTCTCATCCAACCAAATAAGGATGAGGTAAAACCAGGAACCATCAAACATTTACAAAAACGAAAATTCCATCGGCATTTCCATGTCCATATGGAGCGAATGGACACTTGGGAACGACTTGGTAGAGGGTTACTTGGGAAATCCATTGGACTGGCGTTAGGTGGTGGAGGAGCAAAAGGTTTTGCCCATTTAGGGGTGCTCCGAGCACTCGAAGAAAATAACATCCCAATCGATATGGTTTCCGGTACCAGTGCAGGTTCGATTTTTGCTGCTCTCATTGCCATGGGTGAATCGAGTCTTAGCAGTAAAACAAAGGCGAAAGAATTTTGGGTAAACAAAGATCTTCTAAACGAATACACACTCCCAATCTTATCTCTCACCACTGGGAAAAAGTATACTGAAGCAATCCGACAATTTTTTGGTGAGATCCAAATTGAAGACCTTTGGATTCCTTATTTTCCTGTCGCAACCAATTTATCTCATTCTGAAATCCATGTGCAGGAAGTTGGGAGCTTATGGAAGGCCATTCGGGCGAGTACCTCCATTCCTGGGATTGTGCCACCGTTTATCGATGATGGGATTGTGTATGTTGATGGAGGAGTCCTTGACAATGTGCCTGGGATTAGTTTGAAAGAACGAGGTGTGGGAAAAGTGATTTCTGTCGATGTGTTTGGTGATATATACCCAGACCAAGACCGCGAACTTTGTGAATACTTTGATAGTAAAAATCCTGGTGTGATGACAAATCCATTCTTTCAAATGACAAACCTAATCAATTTCCAAGATTTGACAAAACCCAAATTCCCACCGATTGGTGATATCATCATCCGTTCAATCCTCGCCTCCAGTCGGGAACGAATCCGCCAAACGGAAACAATATCAGATTTGTTTTTACAAATCCCGACCAATAATTTTGGATTATTAGATTGGTTTGCTTATGAACGTTTGATTGAACTTGGTTACATTTCTTCGGTTGGAAAAATCAAAATGAACCGCGAGAAATTTATAAATCCTTCTTTACAATAAGCTGGGCAAACAATACTTCTTGGGTCATGTCCTTAGTTCCTTTCATCCGTTCCTTTATTAGAACTTATTTGTTTTTGGGATTCCTATTGCCTTCCGTTTTGTTTGCACAAAACCTCGACAGCTTACTTGAGTCAGGTTATAACAAACAAGAAACTTTACTCATCAGGAGTGAGATCCGAAAAAAACTAGGAGACCGCACCAACCAAAAAGAAATCCAAAACATCATCCAATCCCTGCGAGTTTGGGCCGTCTTTGAGTCGATGCCAGCTACTGAGTTTGCATTGGAGGTAGAACGGTTTGTGATTTTGGCTGACCATGGCTATCAGTGGGAAGAAACGGAAGACCTGATTCCGTATTTTATTACCGCAAAACCAAACAAAACAGAAATTCCTTATCTTGGAAAATTCTATCGTGAGATGAAGTTAAGCCAAGTACCAGAAGATGAGATCTTACAGTTTTTCCAAATCGCAAAAAAAAGGCGATGGAGTGGGGATACAGTTTTTGTTGCAGGTAGATTCTATGTCCTACTTCGGAAATCAGAGCCTAATTCTAGTTTGATTTTCAACGTTTTGGAAAATAAATTACCTAAAAAAATAACTTCACTCAGTTCCGAAAAACAAAAGAAACTCTTTTCTGAATTCAAAGCAGAATCAAAAGCAGATCCGAATGAATCCAATTGGAAATTGGTGGTGGAGGATATATTGGCTGTGTTATCTGGAAAAAATTCCTTGAATGATTTTAAGGTATCAGATCGTAGAACAGAGATCATCTGGAATGAAGAAGGGGAATGGATCACGAAAGAACGCCCTAGACTTGACCCTAGTCTTATTTTTATCGAGGAACAATCGAACCAAACGACTGTCACAACCACAAACGAAGGCCAAAAGGAATCCAAACGAAAATTGGTTGATCCCGTAGGAAGGCAGTGGGTCGGTACACCTTACCTGTATGGAGGGTATTCCAAACGGGGGATTGATTGTTCTGGTCTCACCAAATCCATATTAACCGATCCAAAAATTGGTATGAAGGGAAAGGCCATACCTCGTTCTGCAAAAGACCAGTCCCTCATCGGCAAATTTGTTCCAAGAGAAAAACAAACAATAGGCAATTTAGTTTTTTTCTCCGCCTCACCGAATGCCAAAAAAATCACTCATGTAGGACTTGTTTTGGATAATGGAAATTTCATTCATGCATCCACAAGCAGAGGGGTTGTGGTCCAATCTCTAGAGGAAAAATGGTGGAAGGAACGGTATGTGACAGGAAGAGATATCTTTACAGGTAACAATTGATATGGCAAAAAAGAAAGCATTGGTTCTCTCGGGTGGTGGGGCAAGAGGAGCCTACCAAGCAGGTGTTTTACGGTATTTAGAAGAAATCCATTGGAAACCCGACATCATTTGTGGGACTTCTGTTGGCGCCATCAATGCCTGTGCCATCGGTTCAGGAATGGATTCGAAGCAATTGTCGGAGTTATGGTTAAAACTCAACCAAAAACACATCATGCGGTATTCGATATGGAATATGATCAAAGGTTTTTTTCGTAAAAAATACTATCCACTCGTTGAAACCTATCCTTTGAAAAAATTCATCCATGAACATCTGGATTTTACCTCTTTAAACCAGTCGCAAATAAAAGTCATCATCACTGCTGTGAATATCCTCACTTCAGAACTTCGGTTTTTTGAAAACCCAAGTTTACGGATCGAACATTTACTGGCCTCGTCTGCGATTCCCATGATTTTCCCTTGGCAGGAGATCGACGGGGAACCGTATTGGGATGGTGGTGTGATGGCAAATACGCCCATCTTACCTGCATTAACTCATGAGGCATCAGACATCGTTGTTGTTTTACTTTCGCCAGTGGGAAGTTCAACCATTATGGAAACTCCAGTGACAAAGGATGAAGCGTTGGAGCGACTCTTTGAATTGTATTTACTTGGATCCTACAAAAGTGTGGAACAAGGATTGGAATATCGAAAGTCGGTAATGGACGGTCTCACATCGATTGAGAATTTTTTTCTAAGTTTAAGAACTCAATTCACAAAAGCAAAAATTTCTGTCATTGCTCCCAAACAAATGTTAGGCCTAGGAAGTATCTTAAATTTTAAAAAGGAACAAGCAGAAAAACTTTTGGCCCAGGGTTATGAAGATGCCAGGGATTTTTTCCAAAAAAAATCCCAAAAGAAGTAACCTTTAGTTCCTTGAGCTCACCATGATGTAAATGGAATGGGCACTGTATTCAAATGATTGGGCAAGGGAATTGGGGTCGATCCTTGAATTCCCATACCCAAGTTCACGGATGTAGGTCACGGATACAGATGATTTGGATGTCACCCAAGAAAATCCTAAACTCAAACCCCGGTTCCTTGAATATTCATTCCTTGGGTTCGTTCCAGACCTAGCTACTTTGTAGATGACACTGGCATCCCCAGAGTTTGCAGTGACTTGGTTCCCAAAAGTATTTTGCAAATACAAATCCACTGCTGATTCGGTCCAAGAAACTGGTTTTGT of the Leptospira biflexa serovar Patoc strain 'Patoc 1 (Paris)' genome contains:
- a CDS encoding patatin-like phospholipase family protein is translated as MKRIRKSKNPSLAQYLTLADLFQNLPHSVLREMMDHTVREFLKGGEILFLENSIGSDLYILAAGKLRYEKRGPNGALRDIGEFKRLDVIGELSLFTGEKRSATVKAVRDSELIRVPREVALSILLKYPDSLLQITKIIAERLAHAKTETKSFLPQAKTFSLLSSLPEKTILDAIHYLGIVFLRYGSIYVVDESMFNEKTRELEKLDEVDRKPWIIRFFTQIEAEYDYIFYLLKDEDKVSPFAERALRQSDSFVYIKDANESPSCIQLETLIDKRKYNDRNHILVLIQPNKDEVKPGTIKHLQKRKFHRHFHVHMERMDTWERLGRGLLGKSIGLALGGGGAKGFAHLGVLRALEENNIPIDMVSGTSAGSIFAALIAMGESSLSSKTKAKEFWVNKDLLNEYTLPILSLTTGKKYTEAIRQFFGEIQIEDLWIPYFPVATNLSHSEIHVQEVGSLWKAIRASTSIPGIVPPFIDDGIVYVDGGVLDNVPGISLKERGVGKVISVDVFGDIYPDQDRELCEYFDSKNPGVMTNPFFQMTNLINFQDLTKPKFPPIGDIIIRSILASSRERIRQTETISDLFLQIPTNNFGLLDWFAYERLIELGYISSVGKIKMNREKFINPSLQ
- a CDS encoding C40 family peptidase encodes the protein MSLVPFIRSFIRTYLFLGFLLPSVLFAQNLDSLLESGYNKQETLLIRSEIRKKLGDRTNQKEIQNIIQSLRVWAVFESMPATEFALEVERFVILADHGYQWEETEDLIPYFITAKPNKTEIPYLGKFYREMKLSQVPEDEILQFFQIAKKRRWSGDTVFVAGRFYVLLRKSEPNSSLIFNVLENKLPKKITSLSSEKQKKLFSEFKAESKADPNESNWKLVVEDILAVLSGKNSLNDFKVSDRRTEIIWNEEGEWITKERPRLDPSLIFIEEQSNQTTVTTTNEGQKESKRKLVDPVGRQWVGTPYLYGGYSKRGIDCSGLTKSILTDPKIGMKGKAIPRSAKDQSLIGKFVPREKQTIGNLVFFSASPNAKKITHVGLVLDNGNFIHASTSRGVVVQSLEEKWWKERYVTGRDIFTGNN
- a CDS encoding patatin-like phospholipase family protein, with protein sequence MAKKKALVLSGGGARGAYQAGVLRYLEEIHWKPDIICGTSVGAINACAIGSGMDSKQLSELWLKLNQKHIMRYSIWNMIKGFFRKKYYPLVETYPLKKFIHEHLDFTSLNQSQIKVIITAVNILTSELRFFENPSLRIEHLLASSAIPMIFPWQEIDGEPYWDGGVMANTPILPALTHEASDIVVVLLSPVGSSTIMETPVTKDEALERLFELYLLGSYKSVEQGLEYRKSVMDGLTSIENFFLSLRTQFTKAKISVIAPKQMLGLGSILNFKKEQAEKLLAQGYEDARDFFQKKSQKK